The genomic DNA AAATACTAGTTAACAAATCTTTATTGTTCTTTAAATATTTTAAATAATCTCTCACAGACATCTACCCATCCTTTCGTACCAAGATGCATTACATCCCTTAAATAATACTTATCTGACCCTTTATCTTTAAGGTTTAGAACTTCAAAGCCTTTGCTTTCTGCTATTTTTTGTGCTTTATCGTAGTACTGATTTCTTTCTTTTTCAGAAATACCAGTCAAATTATAGAATTTATCCATACTTGGGATTAATACAACAACTGGCTTAATACCTAAGTCAGTACATACATTTAGCATCAATTTATAATTTTCAAACTCCTTAGATGTTAATAAATTTACATCTTTGTCTCTTCCTTTGTATTGCTCTATACCATCTTTAAAATGCTCTTTATAATAGTACTTATCAATATTTAGTGGATTTTTACCAACTCTTTTTTTAGCATCTTCAATGGCTTTCTTTCTCTCATATGACCAATTTATTGGTCTTTTTCTTTTTGTTGCTCTCTTTTTATCTAGCTTAATTAATCGTTTATAAAGAATACCCTTTTCTTTAAGAGCTATACAATACTTTCTTCCTTGAAAATAAGGCTCTAAAAGCACCTTTTCAGCTTTTTCAGGAAATGTCTTAGGCTCATATAGCTTAGCATATAATGCTTCTGCTTTATACTCATCACTTCCCCATAATAACTTACTTGATTTTTTTGCATATTCAATCTTATTTTGTTTAGATATTTTTGGATTATCTAAAAATCGATAAAATTGTATTGGTGAAAATCTAGACTGATAATGGTGACTTGTGACTCCGT from Clostridioides difficile ATCC 9689 = DSM 1296 includes the following:
- the dltD gene encoding D-alanyl-lipoteichoic acid biosynthesis protein DltD, whose product is MRKLIYFITPFIIGVVFLFGLDKFLDSKTDELLREKNLLPIMDDTLSDIKDKGVTANNHFLREKDIMILGSSELSNSTKQHPKYYFNTNRSKNKVFAIGRAYTQTLQDAAILGSMNPNIDNKKVVLLISMQWFMEKDGVTSHHYQSRFSPIQFYRFLDNPKISKQNKIEYAKKSSKLLWGSDEYKAEALYAKLYEPKTFPEKAEKVLLEPYFQGRKYCIALKEKGILYKRLIKLDKKRATKRKRPINWSYERKKAIEDAKKRVGKNPLNIDKYYYKEHFKDGIEQYKGRDKDVNLLTSKEFENYKLMLNVCTDLGIKPVVVLIPSMDKFYNLTGISEKERNQYYDKAQKIAESKGFEVLNLKDKGSDKYYLRDVMHLGTKGWVDVCERLFKIFKEQ